A single window of Mycolicibacterium aurum DNA harbors:
- a CDS encoding nucleoside deaminase, with the protein MTLTDDDLRFLRRCVDLARAALQGGDEPFGSLLVDHDGAVRFEDHNRVKDGDATRHPEFAIARWAVENMTPAERARCTVYTSGEHCPMCAAAHAWVGLGRVVYAASSAQLTQWLAEWNAPPPPVAGLPIPTVAPGVTVAGPAAGLTEEMKTLYAQAFRP; encoded by the coding sequence GTGACGCTCACCGATGACGACCTCAGGTTCCTGCGTCGATGCGTCGACCTCGCCCGCGCCGCGCTGCAGGGCGGTGACGAGCCGTTCGGCTCGCTGTTGGTCGACCACGACGGCGCCGTACGCTTCGAGGACCACAACCGGGTCAAAGACGGTGACGCCACCCGCCACCCCGAGTTCGCCATCGCGCGCTGGGCCGTCGAGAACATGACACCCGCGGAGCGGGCCCGCTGCACCGTCTACACCTCCGGCGAGCACTGCCCGATGTGTGCCGCCGCGCACGCCTGGGTAGGCCTGGGACGTGTCGTCTACGCCGCGTCGTCAGCCCAGCTCACGCAGTGGCTGGCGGAGTGGAACGCCCCGCCTCCTCCGGTTGCCGGCCTGCCCATCCCGACCGTCGCCCCCGGCGTCACCGTCGCCGGACCCGCAGCCGGCCTGACAGAAGAGATGAAAACCTTGTACGCACAGGCGTTTCGACCGTGA
- a CDS encoding alpha-amylase family protein produces MAEPDWVEHVIWWQIYPLGFVGAHPADPAPGADEHRFRRVADWLDYAVELGASGLALGPVFESRTHGYDTTDHYRIDPRLGDDGDFDHVVAAAHDRGLRVLLDGVFNHVGTDFPRYRDAVAGGDRSWFRGRGDEFATFEGHDGLIALNHRNDEVIDYTVDVMSHWLARGADGWRLDAAYAVPDRFWAQVLPRVRANHPDAWFVGEVIHGDYQARVKDSGFDSITQYELWKAIWSSLNDGNFHELDWALTRHNEFLDTFVPLTFIGNHDVTRIASQLSDAEHVDHALVLLLTTGGTPSIYAGDEVAYRGVKEERFGGDDAVRPEFQSPFEGVGEHGHQVFRTHQHLIGVRRRHPWLHTARTTPLSVTNRGYVYTTRNGDDALVVALNIDDEPMPLSLTGLGVERAVVVAGSGAPPADEVSDTVVPANGWLILAPR; encoded by the coding sequence GTGGCGGAACCAGACTGGGTCGAGCATGTCATCTGGTGGCAGATCTACCCGCTGGGCTTCGTCGGAGCCCACCCCGCAGATCCCGCACCGGGCGCAGACGAGCACCGCTTCCGCCGGGTCGCCGACTGGCTGGATTACGCCGTCGAACTCGGCGCGTCAGGGTTGGCGCTCGGGCCGGTGTTCGAGTCGCGAACCCACGGTTACGACACCACCGATCATTACCGCATCGACCCCAGGCTCGGCGACGACGGCGACTTCGACCATGTGGTGGCAGCGGCTCACGACCGAGGGCTGCGGGTTCTGCTCGACGGGGTGTTCAACCACGTCGGGACGGACTTTCCGCGGTACCGCGACGCGGTGGCCGGCGGCGACAGGTCGTGGTTCCGTGGGCGCGGCGACGAGTTCGCCACCTTCGAGGGCCACGACGGCCTGATCGCGCTCAACCATCGCAACGACGAGGTCATCGACTACACCGTCGACGTGATGAGCCACTGGCTCGCCCGGGGCGCCGACGGGTGGCGACTGGATGCCGCCTATGCCGTCCCCGACAGGTTCTGGGCGCAGGTCCTGCCCCGGGTGCGGGCGAACCACCCGGATGCGTGGTTCGTGGGCGAGGTCATCCACGGGGACTACCAGGCGAGGGTTAAGGACTCCGGGTTCGATTCGATCACCCAGTACGAGCTGTGGAAGGCCATCTGGAGCAGCCTCAACGACGGTAACTTCCACGAACTCGACTGGGCGCTGACGCGGCACAACGAATTCCTCGACACCTTCGTGCCACTGACCTTCATCGGCAACCACGACGTCACCCGCATCGCCAGCCAGCTGAGCGACGCCGAGCATGTCGACCACGCTCTGGTACTGCTGCTCACCACCGGAGGGACGCCGAGCATCTACGCGGGCGACGAGGTCGCCTACCGCGGCGTGAAAGAAGAGCGGTTCGGCGGTGACGACGCGGTGCGGCCCGAATTCCAGTCACCGTTCGAGGGAGTGGGCGAGCACGGACATCAGGTGTTCCGGACCCACCAGCACCTGATCGGGGTGCGGCGCAGGCATCCGTGGCTGCACACCGCGAGGACGACACCGCTGTCGGTGACCAACCGCGGATACGTTTACACCACACGCAACGGCGACGACGCTCTCGTCGTCGCCCTCAACATCGACGACGAGCCGATGCCGCTGTCGCTGACCGGCCTCGGGGTGGAACGCGCGGTCGTCGTCGCCGGTTCCGGAGCGCCCCCCGCCGACGAGGTGTCCGACACCGTCGTGCCGGCGAACGGCTGGCTGATCCTGGCGCCGCGCTGA
- a CDS encoding DUF1810 domain-containing protein encodes MTSDRSASADDDPFDLARFVAAQEGVYATALAELRAGAKRTHWIWFIFPQLRGLGRSATAQRYGISSLDEARAYLRHPVLGPRLVECAGVLATHADRSATDILGYPDDLKVRSSMTLFARAGQETVFGEVLAAFYDGEDPATLDLLD; translated from the coding sequence ATGACCTCCGACAGATCTGCTTCCGCCGATGACGATCCCTTCGACCTCGCACGCTTTGTCGCGGCACAGGAGGGGGTCTATGCGACGGCGCTTGCGGAGCTGCGCGCGGGCGCCAAGCGAACTCACTGGATCTGGTTCATCTTTCCGCAGCTGCGCGGGCTGGGCCGCAGCGCGACCGCGCAGCGGTACGGCATCTCCTCGCTCGACGAGGCTCGGGCGTACCTGCGGCATCCCGTGCTGGGGCCACGCCTGGTGGAGTGCGCAGGCGTCCTCGCCACGCATGCGGATCGCTCCGCCACCGACATACTCGGCTATCCCGACGATCTGAAGGTGCGGTCGTCGATGACGTTGTTCGCCAGGGCCGGGCAGGAGACGGTGTTCGGTGAGGTGCTGGCGGCCTTCTACGACGGCGAGGATCCCGCCACGCTGGACCTGCTGGACTGA
- a CDS encoding tetratricopeptide repeat protein yields the protein MNAAPGGTEPYYDLGSYHRPTDTPSAEAQVWFDRGMVWSYAFNHEEAIHCFDRALELDADFALARWGVAYAIGPNYNKGWEAFDPVDLAASLARARKELGLAATGRASAVERGLIAALTERFPTDDADDADALQAGHSAYADAMYALAQDYPDDVDVAALAADALVNVTAWALWDSRTGEPAPGSRVVEAKRIMDDALATAAGRTHPGVLHIYLHTMEMSTTPQEALPAADLLRGLVPDAGHLQHMPSHIDVLCGNYHDSVVANLAAVDVDRRFVEHQGALNFYSLYRAHNLHFVVYSAMFEANSAVALQAADDLADQLTPELLAIESPPMADWLEAFVPLRVHVLIRFGRWAELIDTTLPDDPELYCTTTATIHYGRGVAHAASGHLDRAEAERELFTAAYARIPDSRYLFNNTSRDILAVGAEMLDGEIDYRAGRFDDAFMHLRRAVELDDNLPYDEPWGWMQPTRHALGALLLEQGHVDEAARVYAADLGLDPTLSRPCQHPGNVWSLHGYHECLTRLGRDAEAVIIGRQLELASARADVPIVASCACRLQNQCCG from the coding sequence GATCCACTGTTTCGACCGCGCACTGGAACTCGACGCCGATTTCGCGCTGGCGCGGTGGGGCGTGGCCTATGCGATCGGACCGAACTACAACAAGGGCTGGGAGGCGTTCGACCCTGTCGACCTCGCCGCGTCGCTGGCCCGGGCGCGCAAAGAACTCGGGCTGGCAGCCACCGGACGGGCCTCCGCCGTCGAGCGCGGGTTGATCGCGGCGCTCACCGAGCGCTTCCCCACTGACGACGCCGACGACGCCGACGCCCTGCAGGCCGGCCACTCGGCCTATGCCGACGCGATGTATGCACTGGCGCAGGACTATCCCGATGACGTGGACGTGGCGGCCTTGGCCGCCGACGCGCTGGTGAATGTCACCGCATGGGCGTTGTGGGACAGTCGAACCGGAGAACCCGCGCCGGGCTCACGGGTGGTCGAGGCCAAGCGGATCATGGACGACGCGCTGGCCACCGCCGCTGGACGGACACACCCCGGAGTTCTGCACATCTACCTGCACACCATGGAGATGTCGACGACACCCCAGGAGGCGCTCCCCGCTGCGGACCTCCTGCGTGGACTGGTGCCCGACGCCGGGCACCTCCAGCACATGCCCAGCCACATCGACGTACTGTGCGGCAACTACCACGACTCGGTGGTGGCCAATCTTGCGGCGGTCGACGTGGATCGGCGCTTCGTCGAGCACCAGGGCGCGCTGAACTTCTATTCGCTCTACCGCGCGCACAATCTGCATTTCGTCGTGTATTCGGCCATGTTCGAGGCCAATTCGGCAGTCGCGCTGCAGGCGGCCGACGATCTCGCGGACCAACTCACCCCGGAGTTGCTGGCCATCGAGTCACCGCCGATGGCCGATTGGCTGGAGGCGTTCGTGCCGCTGCGGGTCCACGTGCTGATCCGCTTCGGCCGCTGGGCCGAACTGATCGACACCACGTTGCCCGACGATCCTGAGCTGTACTGCACGACCACCGCGACCATCCACTACGGGCGTGGGGTGGCCCACGCGGCAAGCGGTCATCTCGATCGGGCCGAGGCGGAGCGCGAGCTCTTCACGGCGGCGTACGCGCGGATCCCCGACAGCCGGTATCTGTTCAACAACACCAGCCGCGACATCCTGGCCGTCGGCGCCGAGATGCTGGACGGCGAAATCGATTACCGCGCTGGTCGATTCGACGATGCGTTCATGCACCTGCGGCGCGCTGTCGAACTCGACGACAACCTGCCCTACGACGAACCGTGGGGGTGGATGCAGCCGACCCGGCATGCGCTCGGCGCGCTGCTGCTCGAACAGGGTCACGTCGACGAGGCCGCCCGGGTGTACGCCGCCGATCTCGGGTTGGACCCGACCCTGAGCCGGCCCTGCCAGCATCCCGGCAACGTGTGGAGTCTGCACGGGTATCACGAGTGCCTGACCAGGTTGGGGCGCGACGCCGAGGCGGTGATCATCGGCAGGCAGCTCGAACTCGCCTCGGCGCGAGCCGATGTACCCATCGTGGCGTCGTGCGCGTGCCGGCTGCAGAACCAGTGCTGCGGGTGA